A window of Acropora muricata isolate sample 2 chromosome 3, ASM3666990v1, whole genome shotgun sequence contains these coding sequences:
- the LOC136911639 gene encoding telomerase-binding protein EST1A-like yields MAASSSGKVSPILLRITYDELVAYAEELERNKEKKYSKKRNQENSKQNDPKTTNRVDESSSTDVSDTLNSQKKNKLSKDGERKKTKKSEEKLKKSRNSESRQRRKSESGSEEVNVVYSSNNAVPTDKRGRPKPNKKKHKNCFGEQDELHSSGASHEEYDLDLRTRTGGVLKPSDSSRKVSEDSNESCSQPRGIIKLPEGISFNNEPEEKELVNGNEIVEKGIVNESCQGRIFHSSDDLENAIGQRQDKQNHLRIKEGDLRASKTMLKDENPDSVGKTGPADAGTESCLGNQNTENTFEDNKVESTGNTHAKVEKKIKSLNLRKAQRLLKMVKQKEGSLNNLLSRDMLDKAAFEKICSLSKEIQEAYKGIMMLDLSFAIQQEVDQNLWRHGFYNIIETLRKYGKLFLGYADALSTQEISNGLKEFLANAEMFYKNLLDLLQKGHELSIQDVVTHPRKAENFGKKSKLALLSCHHILICLGDVERYQGQFLANQNWASIRSWYLKANKLAPKNGKPYNQLGVIAVLANRKLDSVYYYIRSLTASNPILTARERLIEIFHDIQKKADRIERIEDQKTVQPEQRSHQTRDRIRIGRGRGRSSVAEAAKGVGLMSQQKNNYGRHEVWIFVRHGAYRRVMLTDDGKVLEVNSVGEPVSEATSEELHTQPTKEAPKISLQEVNKKFVRHFLCAHGLLYSRIGMERLPMLQYQLLGEFHTLLDYPSSSSAISRSNLLQMMTINIFAIGNTASQDSDEQYVRVGTPHDQALNLAIEMFILLLKTCCSLLQSIDFKARNTQEGLSLPLRQLLPAVKVFSDWMTHSSDLWQASSISTHRVLWESVSQFTNALSYVDIDDLHDDNGIEVVTLYEDEFLAGFKPLIEASKPLCKIIDVELKSLAEDHLRCQSLKDFAAFLVSLENSPLEFDSEAGEFSARIKSTQVSPVKGSSSLTVVQLDTSTQEEHEDSNDDDGDDVIIESEEEVLDSGDEMEKDLKKLKAKKDALKKQVQINKRREDKAKAVIEEHISKPRLMFENYPTFLVADTNCFVNHLNGLKAIVGSQCFTLIVPLIVINELDGLSRDFHFDKFKDPQHAQNLLESARSAIDFLEYQFSQRNAQVKAVTSQGSEMDTIAFRSEDPSGRKGKGNNDDVILSSCLHYCEENFVNRLATADQPITIQRNVVLMTDDRNLRVKAYTRNVPVLTVPQFMKMARL; encoded by the exons agaaatcaagaaaattcaaaacaaaatgacCCTAAAACTACGAATCGAGTTGACGAAAGTTCTTCAACTGACGTGAGCGACACTTTGAATTCacagaagaaaaataaacttaGCAAGGACGGTGAACGTAAGAAAACTaagaaaagtgaagaaaaattGAAGAAATCTCGGAATTCGGAGTCAAGGCAGAGACGGAAGTCTGAAAGTGGTTCCGAAGAGGTCAATGTTGTTTATTCCAGCAACAATGCGGTTCCTACGGATAAAAGAGGTAGGccgaaaccaaacaaaaaaaagcataaGAACTGTTTTGGGGAGCAAGACGAACTGCATAGCTCTGGAGCAAGCCACGAGGAGTATGATCTTGACTTAAGAACTCGAACTGGAGGAGTTTTGAAGCCTTCTGATTCTTCTCGTAAAGTTTCAGAGGATTCAAACGAAAGTTGTAGTCAGCCAAGAGGTATAATCAAATTACCTGAGGGCATTAGTTTTAATAACGAACCTGAGGAAAAAGAACTTGTAAATGGCAATGAAATTGTGGAGAAGGGAATTGTTAATGAAAGCTGTCAAGGCCGAATCTTCCACAGCAGTGATGATTTAGAGAATGCTATAGGACAGAGGCAAGATAAACAAAATCACCTGAGGATAAAAGAAGGAGATTTACGTGCAAGTAAAACCATGCTCAAAGATGAAAACCCTGACTCAGTGGGAAAAACTGGACCAGCCGATGCAGGCACTGAAAGCTGCCTAGGAAACCAAAATACAGAGAACACATTTGAAGATAACAAAGTGGAATCTACTGGCAATACTCATGCTAAAGTTGAGAAGAAGATCAAATCATTGAATCTGCGAAAAGCTCAAAGACTTTTGAAAATGGTTAAGCAAAAAGAAGGCTCTTTGAATAATTTGCTATCGCGCGACATGCTTGACAAGGCTGCTTTTGAGAAAATCTGTTCTCTCAGTAAAGAAATACAGGAAGCATACAAAGGGATTATGATGCTTGATTTGTCCTTTGCCATTCAACAGGAGGTTGATCAAAATCTTTGGAGACATGgattttataatattattgaaacACTGAGGAAATACGGGAAGCTCTTTTTGGGCTATGCAGATGCACTCTCTACGCAGGAAATAAGTAATGGTTTAAAGGAATTCCTGGCAAATGCCGAAATGTTTTATAAAAATCTCCTGGATCTGCTCCAGAAGGGACATGAATTGTCCATTCAAGATGTTGTAACTCATCCAAGAAAAGCTGAAAACTTTGGAAAAAAG tcaAAACTTGCATTGTTGAGTTGTCATCATATTTTAATCTGTCTTGGAGATGTTGAAAGATATCAAGGACAGTTTCTTGCCAATCAAAACTGGGCGTCCATAAGATCGTGGTATCTCAAGGCCAATAAACTGGCTCCTAAGAATGGAAAACCTTACAACCAACTGGGAGTGATTGCTGTGCTAGCCAATCGCAAACTGGACTCTGTTTATTATTACATAAGAAGCTTGACAGCAAGTAATCCTATTCTGACAGCAAGAGAGAGACTTATAGAGATTTTCCACGACATCCAGAAAAAG GCTGATAGGATTGAAAGGATTGAAGACCAAAAGACGGTTCAGCCAGAACAGAGAAGCCACCAGACAAGAGACAGAATTCGTATTGGACGAGGGAGGGGACGGTCATCCGTTGCTGAGGCAGCTAAGGGTGTTGGGCTCATGTCTCAGCAAAAAAATAACTATGGCAG GCATGAAGTATGGATCTTTGTTCGTCATGGAGCTTACCGTAGGGTTATGCTGACAGACGATGGAAAAGTCTTGGAGGTAAATTCAGTGGGAGAACCAGTCTCTGAAGCTACAAGTGAAGAACTTCACACACAGCCTACAAAGGAAGCACCAAAGATATCTTTACAAGAG GTGAACAAGAAGTTTGTTCGTCACTTTCTTTGCGCTCATGGTCTTCTGTACTCAAGAATTGG CATGGAAAGATTGCCAATGTTGCAGTACCAATTGCTGGGGGAATTCCATACCTTGCTAGATTACCCATCAAGCAGTTCAGCTATCAGTCGATCCAACTTGCTACAAATGATGACCATCAACATATTTGCTATCGGCAACACAGCATCGCAAG attcGGATGAACAGTATGTCAGAGTGGGGACTCCTCATGATCAAGCCTTAAATCTTGCCATTGAAATGTTCATTTTGCTACTGAAGACCTGCTGCAGTTTGCTGCAAAGTATAGACTTTAAAGCAAGAAACACACAAGAAGGCTTGAGTTTGCCATTGCGACAGTTGCTTCCTGCTGTTAAGGTGTTTTCTGATTGGATGACTCACAGTTCAGACTTGTGGCAGGCTTCATCTATTAG CACACACAGAGTCCTGTGGGAATCAGTGAGCCAGTTTACAAATGCTTTATCCTATGTGGACATTGACGATCTTCATGATGACAATG GTATTGAGGTTGTCACTCTCTATGAAGATGAATTCCTTGCTGGGTTTAAGCCTTTGATTGAAGCAAGCAAACCACTGTGTAAAATCATTGACGTTGAATTGAAG aGCTTGGCTGAGGATCATCTGCGATGTCAAAGTCTGAAGGACTTTGCTGCATTTCTGGTCTCCTTGGAGAATTCCCCTCTGGAATTTGACAGTGAAGCAGGAGAGTTTTCGGCCAGGATCAAAAGCACGCAAGTGTCACCCGTGAAAGGTTCCTCAAGCCTAACTGTGGTGCAGTTGGACACATCGACTCAAGAAGAACATGAG GACTCTAACGATGATGATGGGGATGACGTAATAATTGAGAGCGAGGAAGAAGTGCTTGACTCAGG AGATGAAATGGAAAAAGACCTCAAGAAGCTCAAG GCTAAGAAAGATGCTCTTAAGAAGCAAGTACAAATCAACAAAAGGAGGGAAGACAAAGCTAAG GCTGTGATTGAGGAGCACATTTCCAAGCCGCGCTTGATGTTTGAAAACTACCCAACATTCCTGGTTGCTGATACCAACTGTTTTGTGAATCACTTGAATGGACTCAAGGCCATTGTTGGCAGTCAGTGTTTCACCCTCATCGTACCACTCATAG TGATCAACGAACTTGATGGTTTGAGCAGGGATTTCCACTTTGATAAGTTCAAAGATCCTCAGCATGCCCAGAATCTCTTGGAAAGTGCCAG GAGCGCTATAGACTTTCTTGAATACCAGTTTAGTCAAAGGAACGCACAGGTCAAGGCAGTCACCAGTCAGGGTTCCGAGATGGACACCATTGCATTCAGAAGCGAGGATCCATCAGGAAGAAAG GGCAAAGGTAACAACGATGACGTCATCCTATCCTCATGCTTGCATTACTGTGAAGAGAACTTTGTCAACAGGCTGGCTACAG CGGACCAACCAATCACCATTCAAAGGAATGTTGTGCTTATGACCGATGATAGGAACTTGCGCGTCAAGGCCTACACCAGGAATGTTCCAGTTTTGACGGTTCCACAGTTTATGAAAATGGCCAGGCTGTGA